TGGTCGGCGACGAGGCCTACGCCGGGAGCGGGAGTTTCGACCGACTGCAAGAGGCAATCTCGGACGTGATGGGGTTCGAGCGCATCATCCCCGCCCATCAGGGACGCGGGGCCGAGAACGTTCTCTACGGCGCGCTGGTCGAAGAAGGCGACTACGTGCCGAACAACACCCACTTCGACACGACGCGGGCGCACATCGCCAACAACGGGGCCGAACCGGTCGATTGCCCCCGCGAGGGTGCGCTGGACGGCGACCGGCCGTTCGCGGGGGACCTCGACGTGGAGAAAGTCCGGGAGTTGGCCGACGAGGTGGGCGCGGAGAACGTCCCCGCGGTCCTCGTCACCATCACGAACAACTCGCTGGCGGGCCAACCAGTCAGCGTCGAGAACGTCCGAGAGGCCCGCGCGGTGGCCGACGAGTTGGACGCGACGTTCGTCGTAGACGCCTGCCGGTTCGCCGAGAACGCCTACTTCGTCCGGGAGCGCGAAGACGAGTTCGCAGACTGGTCTGTCGCGGACATCGCCCGCGAACAACTCTCGTACGCCGACGCAATCGTGATGAGCGGCAAGAAAGACGGACTGGTCAACGTCGGCGGGTTCGTCGGAATTCGGGACGACCCGGAACTCGACGACCTCTACGCGAAGACCCGTGAGCGAGGCATCCTCTACGAGGGGTTCACGACCTACGGCGGGATGGCCGGTCGGGACTTGGAGGCGATGGCGGTCGGTCTCCGCGAAGCGGTCGAAGAGTCCTACGTCGCCGACCGCGTGGGGCAGGTCCAGCGACTCGGCGACCTGCTGGCCGACCGCGACGTGCCGGTCGAGCGACCCACGGGCGGCCACGCGGTGTACGTGAACGCCGCCGAGTTCCTGCCCGAGATTCCGACCGAGCAGTTCCCCGGTCAGGCGTTGGTCTGCGAACTCTACCGCGAGGGCGCGGTCCGCGGCGTCGAGTTGGGGAGTTTCGCGTTCCCCGAGACCGACCGGCCGGAACTCGTCCGCCTGTCGCTCCCCCGCCGGACCTACGGCGCGGACCACCTCGAACACGTCGCCGAGACGTTCGAGCGAGTCGCCGAGCGCCGCGACGCGGGCGAGATTTCGGGTCTCGAAATCGTGGACGAACCCGAGATGGCCGAACTCCGCCACTTCAGCGCGGAGTTGCGGCCGGTTCGGGAGCGCGAGGCGACGACGGCCGACGACTGACGGCGACCGACGACGGAACGCCTCGGGACGACTTTCGACTCGGCACTCCGGCACGATTTTCGACCCCGGCGCGCGCGGGCGCGGCCCGCAAGTGGCCGCGCCCATCCGCGCGAGGGCCGAGGACCGCAACGAAGTGAGGACCGCAGGCGGTTGGGGAGGACGTGGCCGTCGCGGTGCTGTGCGGTGCGGTCGCGGTCTGATTGGTTCGAGCCTGTCGCGCTACTCCGTCACCGACTTTTCTCCGTAGTCCCCTCTCACCGACTTTCCTCTCCGTCGGTCCTCGTCACCGTCCAACCCGGCAAAAAACACAAAGTCCTGTGCGATACGCCAGCGAGCCGACGCGAGACGCCCTCTCAGACGCCTTCGACGG
Above is a genomic segment from Halorussus caseinilyticus containing:
- a CDS encoding tryptophanase, whose product is MRAYKSKVVSPIRLPERDEREANLETAGYNVFNLDSDGVFVDLLTDSGTGTMSESQWAAMMVGDEAYAGSGSFDRLQEAISDVMGFERIIPAHQGRGAENVLYGALVEEGDYVPNNTHFDTTRAHIANNGAEPVDCPREGALDGDRPFAGDLDVEKVRELADEVGAENVPAVLVTITNNSLAGQPVSVENVREARAVADELDATFVVDACRFAENAYFVREREDEFADWSVADIAREQLSYADAIVMSGKKDGLVNVGGFVGIRDDPELDDLYAKTRERGILYEGFTTYGGMAGRDLEAMAVGLREAVEESYVADRVGQVQRLGDLLADRDVPVERPTGGHAVYVNAAEFLPEIPTEQFPGQALVCELYREGAVRGVELGSFAFPETDRPELVRLSLPRRTYGADHLEHVAETFERVAERRDAGEISGLEIVDEPEMAELRHFSAELRPVREREATTADD